ccaccacatgggcAGCAATTAGCAAAGCTTAACAGCAAGGCTAAAAATAATCAAGAACCTAGGCAAAcgtattctttctttctttcttttttcctaaTCATAATCAAGAACCTGAATGCTGAGATCGATGGTTTCATTCAGAACATTGCCAGTTTGAAGACAGGAACATCAAAATCCAGAGTATCTCTTATGGTGCCACAAGATAAAAATTCAGAGTTCAAATAAAAATTCAGAATTCAGAGTATACCTTGACAGAGCAGGGGCATACACTGCTGCTTGCGGCTGAGGAAGAGGCCGAGCCACTTGAGTCGCATATCGACGTCCTCCTTGGTGAGCTTGTCGGCGTCGATCTACTCCATGGGCAGCTTGGTGAGCTGAGGCTGGTGTGGTACTTCTCCTTGAGCACCCAGTACCCGCCCTCCCGCTGCAGTGCTGCTCCACCCGCGGCTCCAGCTGGACGGCCGAGGCCGACGGCGAGGCGGCCGCCACCGACGGGGCGGAAACGCCATGGCCGCTGCTTGTGGGAAGGTTGCTGCCGGCATCGTGTTGGTAGTGGTCTGGATCTGGCGCCTTCGGCCTCGCATCGACGGAATCCTTCGCCGGCTTGAACTCAAAGGTCCAACCTTTTTGCAAGTTCGCCGCGGGAAGGAGGAGAGGAGCGCGGCGAGGCCACCGAAGGTAGGGGAGGAGAGCGCGGAATCCATGGTGGGGGGGGGGAGAGCGCGGCGGCGAGCCGGAGAACAGCACAGAGCGGACCGCGGCGGCCAGCCGGAGAAGAAAGTGAGGGCGAGGACCGCGGGTTTGGTCGGAGATAGATGAAGGGGGTTTTCACAAAAAAGCAGTCGCGACATctaattccgaatggagggagtacttgcttGATCGATGCATTAGTACTAGTTCAGTATGTGAGCAAATAACACTAATTCAAGCAGTAGTTTTATTCCTTTTTAGATTGTTAAATTCAGTACAACTATTTTAGTATTGTTTTCTGTTGAGTACAGATGTATTCCAGATCCTAAATTGATGTAATATTTTTCCACGTTTATCATATGTCGAGATTTATTACGTCcatttgcaattgagatttttaATCTCTTGCAAAGACAAATTCAGTACATCAGTACTGTTCTGCTGAGTACCAAATTTCCATCTGGGAATAATGGCATGTTCTATGTGTTTACCACATATCAAGTTCTCTTGAACATGTTTTTGCGATTGAGATCACCTTCTCTCGCAATATCAAACTTGCAAAATTTTGAATATTTCTCCCTCATTATATTTGGAATCATAAGGTAATGAGTTGGGATCTACTGCTCATTTGCAGACTATCCCCTCTTACTCTGAGGTCTACGCTTTGTCAAACTCCACAAGCGATTACCTTCAACGTGTATTCCTTATATCTAAATTGTAGCATACACAAGGTAATGGCCATGCAACCTATTACTATGAGATCTAAGTGATCTTCAATGTGTTATGTTCCCATAATTGAGGTTGAGCATTTTCAAGTTATACACTTGAGTCAAATTTTTGCTTTTTTATTACAAAACCATGATGGTTTTTAATTTACTTCttgtaaattaattatctctggcTTGCCCCTATAAGTAATTGATGGCTAACAATTTGAGGCACTTGCCCTCAATGACCACAACTTACTTAAGCGGGTCATGGACATTAAGATCAGTCTTGCATCCCATGGGATAGCGCGTGCAATCCAAGACACGCCACCGGGATGCAAAGGACCTCAAGGGTAATGGTTTGAAACTCACTTCAAACCCTCAACCGGACACCATCAAGCTGTCATGAGACCCTATGAGcatggagagcatgatggttgaatatgcatcaactgacatgtttggagactatacatttagtcccttagtcttcttagtgatctatttatttatgtccatttatgatgttctaataagaacatgattattgttgtcatcatatattgtatatcacaatatactgtatcagcactttgatacaaatacatttgtatgtattctatatatctgacagtgattttcatattgagaatcttcatgtctatatatagatttctacggaagtcaatccgatgaaaaatgatatgtgccttgtggacatatgcaccacaaaCTTTATACTCAGGGAAGTCCAATTTTTCcattctcattgagagaaaggagATATTTAAATCGCTGGACGCAATGAGGTTTAACTCGTACCCTACTATGAAGGTATCCGTCAAAAATAGTTTCCATAGCgaaacttatgatgacaacaaagagaaataacctctctttaccatatgcaatggatatggcaagcacattctATGTGTATCATCTGGATTGTACTACACATAAGACTCAACCCGTAGCACATGTTGTGTACGAGATAGTTTTCCAGAGTGTCTTGTACATGACAAACTTGGCATACTCGCCTTGGTCATCGAGACATTGGGTTGAAACAGAAACTATCAGCAATTCCAAtagtttatgattattatgatgctaaattctaacatcatttggattttatgtgcactacaagtgacacaagggaagctaattttaaggctcgcacaccttaaagtctatgctgaaccactcagactccttgaatgcatcaagttgaggtaagtggctcttcccatccattgactagactattcaggtattccatggttttaaaagacatatctacatgatggtcttaaatgtgtgctttattcacacgaaaccattggctcattatcctgacatcgatttcaagcaaatcgaatggataacattgcagaattctccttgagTGCATTCTCTATGGCCCTTGGATTGAGTAGCAATTTGTCCTAAGgtctagactcaaaatggtttggtagactcctatccaaagagttaagctcattgcattatctttactttggaattgcaacttgccaactttacgttggagtcatgcagttttacacgctcatgacagaactgcataatattattcccctctatctttgatatgtggatatctatcaagtatttcctatctgcggtaattcggttgcataccgatatcaccaccccggcatacatcattggcccctcaacatatagttgggatctatgtgaggaataactgtatttccgtcaatacctcaagccccCGCACGGGGAGTTATTCAAGGTCAGTATGCTGATTTAATGAGGAATATTTctaggcattagggggagatttcaagtaccataaagaatgccaagaaattagtggaatgttcaacacatttctaCCTCAAATCCATGTATTCAAAGATCTGAACTATGCGTtcagaagatttgcaacacattgcaaataacctgccagattcatttactgactataaaggtgtcacacAATCCTACAATCCTACAAAAGTACgcctgaaagagtggaggtaccaataAAATCCACTCCACTCCCCGTTCAAAGCAACAGGGGGAGATGTATGGCAGAAGTAAGTCGGGATTCAGCTTATCacaagcaaggatatcaaggcctgtgaatcagtaaatgcaagtcaacttcatgttggcagacacctaatgggtagtatacacctAGTGGACGGAaaacctccaccaacccaggtcatagtgcacacaatgaccgggacatcggaatacccgactcaatcgcattgggaaatcgcgagcagtcaccatgggtaacgatatttccgtcaactatatattgatatatagattctggagaatcatataaccggaagtctacaattgtcgacatacatttctcaactagattgcaaaaacctttcaaatgattcagatccaaagaccatggccatggcaaagtgtgaacaacactcggactgaactcaagcaaagggtatagTCTAGATAGAAATgatcttgctcaataatgggaaggtattcataagcaatacctacaccagttttcttctggaaacagaattgagaacaatgaggtggtgaaacaaagagcaagtattgtagcacaagggttcacgcagatacccaactattctccGGAGGTGGAATCTCATTCCGATAACTTATATAATTGGCAGTACAAAATCGTCTATCtctgcagttgatagatgtagtgattacatatgcatgtggatcactagattcagacatatatgattgatttctgatggaatctcaattctgaatcgaaatacaaaatgcaacatacattgtgtaaaacTAGTAAGTCACCATACGACTTTTTGTGGTCGGTACATATGGTACAACCGACGTAGTGAGTTCCTTATACAAAAGGATTACTCCTGCAAAGATGATTATCCATGTTTGTATGTCTGCAATGACGACACATGTAATCATCTAATGATGAAGTTtaaatgaaggatttgggtaaaccaaAACACCGCTCGTTACTGCAACTTGAGCACCTTCATTCGTACATTATGGTATGctatgttgtctatatccaaaaTATATTAGAAAAATTCATTGTGGACAAATATTATCCATCCATAActcatggtagttcattctctagacgtagagaaagatctatttagaccaagagatgatggaaatgagatATTGGGACTCAATGTTCCATACTGCCACTGGATCCACCAAACAAAattggttggtactcaagaatatctttcgatatctccaaggcatcaaacatcttgtcctggtttttcagtttcacagaaatgtgaacaccgatatcattggatacatcgatCAGATCCCCACTATGTCAGATCGTAGACAAGCTTAGTGTTCCTACTAGGTGTGGTAGCCCTCTCATGAAAAGTCTTTGAAACAGACCTCatggctacatccaccaaccattatctcaacgataatgtttcttgtgttgcccggatgcaaacaggttacataataagcaatatcactatattgcatatcttgcaagtcaaatcatgcaACTGATTTGTTCACCAAGTCTCTACCAGTTTTTACATTCCAGGAATGTGTAAATGGAATTGGCATATGACGACTTCGGAATttgcaagaatcagggggagtatcttcctgaattgttcctgctcaatgcatcatattatactcttttttccttcatgagtttactatatatgttctcataaaggtttttaatgaggtaatatcaacataAGGTCATATGTCATACTGTCTATTTTCCCCACCGGGGTTTTTAGGGAGGTATATACGACATATTTATTGACCTCTATATTCTGTGGAATTACTTCACATTGAGTAAACAGAGTCAATAATTATTATATGTTggatcattttctccttattttcccactgggtttgaaggagttttaCCAACATATCctactctactccctccgttttttcccacagggtttttggaggagtctttaatcaagatgatgatgatggattCATATGTCAAGCGgtgattagggggagtgttaaaaTAATAATCTGACGATTATTAGGGGAATCCCCGCTCCTGCCGCACGTGATGTCTCACGTTTTATGGTAACCGTCTCCGACGGTTGCTCCCTGGAAAGACGCCTCTAGGAACCGACGTATCCCTTCGAGGCGACTGTTCACCCTGTATATATATGTACAATCCAACATCAATAAAGGATACTTCGATTCATTTGTCTCTCTGATGGTTGTCTCTCTCGTTCCTTTACAATCAACTTGTAACAGTCTCCCATAGAGGATCAGGTCGCTGCCGCCTTGTAGTGAATCCGTGGGACATCTGCTTGTGCTGGCTCGCGGGACATCTACTACTTATGCTGGAGGAATCCAGGACCAAGCTTgttgaattacacggccaatacAGCCCGGTGAATAACAAACGCGTCGCTCTTATACATTGTTACATAAATGCTCGGTCATGATCCACATGCAACCGAATGGTGAGGATATGCATGCCACTAGATGCAGTGCATCAAAGAAGCTTTTCGTAGGTTCCTATCGTATTTCAATCCAAACACAAGAACGTGACCCGCTACAACAACTGCTCAACTCAACAACACGGATTGGACTTCTACACAAGATTAGAGGGCGTGGCACCATTATTCGGACATCACTCTATGCTGACGACGCGGCTGTCTTTGTGGCGCCAATTTAGGAGGATATTAGAAACCTGGCCGACATCCTGGAGGGGTTTGGTGAGGTCACAGGGATGCACACAAACTTTCGCAAGAGCTCCTTGGTGCCGATTCGGTGTCGACACTTGGATTTGGATGCCATACTTAAGGACATGCCAGCCACTCGAGCTTCTTTCCCCATGAGATACCTCGGATTACCGCTTTCCGTTTGGCAACTTAAGCGAGTGGACTATCAACACCTAGATGACAAAATTGCGAACAAGCTTGTGCCTTGGAAGGGCATGCATATCACCTCCATCAGACGTGGGGCTCTTGTGAAGTCGGTCCTCACCTCCCAGGCCATCCACCACCTCACCCCGCTCATTGTGCCAGCACCCGTTCTCCAGAGCATCAACAAGATTGAGCATGCTTACCTTTGGGCGGGCACGAAAAAGGTCTCCGGAGGTAAGTGCTCGATTAACTGGGAAACGGTCTGTAGACCTACTCACCCGGGAGGATTAGGGGTCCTACACCTTGACAAATTTGCTAGAGCTCTCCGGTTGCGTTGGCCATGGTATGAGTGGCAATGACCCAACGAAGATTTGGGTTGGTTCGTGAAACCCGTGCGACAAAGAGGACATGGATCTTTTCTATGCTCTCACCACCATCAAAGTTGGCAATGGGGAAAGGACGCCATTTTGGGACGCACCGTGGCTCAGAGGCAAGAAGCCAATTGATGTTGCATCCCTCATATACAAGATCTCGAAGCTCAAAAGTTGGAAGGTTAGTGGGGCCTTGCACGATGATGCGTGGATCAAGGCCATTGACATGCATTGTGAGCTGACTTGGATTCATGTGACTCAATTCATTGAACTGTGGTCTCTGCTCTCTCATATAAACATCTCCCAAGACGTCCATGACACCATCATTTGGAAGCTCTCCCCTAATGGGGAATACTCGGCCAAATCAGCATATAAGGCGCAATTCATCGGAGCTATCCTCACGCCCATGAACAAGGTTATTTGGAAAGTCTAGGCACCCCCAAGGTCAAATTCTTCGCATGGCTACCTATCCAAAATAGGGTGTGGACGGCGCGGGTTGCAAAATTGTGGTCTCTGCCCGTTATGCAAGAGGGAGTTCGAGTCCGCCACTCGCCTTTTCTACAAATGTCGGTACACTATGCGGTTGTGGAGGCTGATTAGAGATTGGTTGCAAATTGGCGGTATCAACACCAACCAATGGGCGGCTCATCACTCTCTCAGTAGTTGGTGAACTCATATGGCCAGGCGCAACAAGGCGATGACGATCCTCACCTTGCTCATCACCTGGACCATTTGGAATGAGAACTCACCTTGCTCATCACCTGGACCATTTGGAATGAGAAATGCAAGGGTCTTCCAGAAGAAATCGACGCCCCCCCCAAATCATCTTGCGAAATTTGGAGGAAGCTAGGCTCTGGGTGCTAGCGAGTGCGAAACGCCTGAGTAATTTGATGCCACGAGAGTAATGTCTTTGTATTCAGTGGGCCTCATGTGGCTCCGACTTAAACCTTGTCTCCTCCCTTAATTAatgaatgaggcaaatcttttgcctctgcGTTCAAAAAATAATAAAATTCCTTCATTCACCAGGTCTGCTTCCTCGCCaaaaagcaaaaacaaatcacAAATTGCAGAGGGGACACATCAAATTTCAAGATAGCAAAGATTTGCAATTACAGTGCTGGATGAATAGCAGAAGATGAGAAGACATATAAATCTTAAGAGAGGAAAACCTATATAGGGAATATAGAGTAACCAACAACAAGAAAAGTGTCCCCCATCATGTCACTCAGAATGCCATATCTCAACAGTGCACGTGTGGAAACATTGGTTCCTTCGACCTCACAACAGAGGGCTGAAAGGGAGCACCAATTGAACCAGTGCTCAGATTACTAAAATGTTCATCACAGGGACAGATGGAAATTACACGAATCACAAATAAGGAGAGAAAAGTGAAGAACAAGGATAGTACCATCCTGTCAATATTTGGCAAATTAATAAAGCTTGTAAATTGTTTGGGAACCCAGCATTAAGGATATAGGAACATGGGAAATTAAACTCAATAACAGAGAAAATAAAGAAATAAGTTGTGACAAAGAAATAATGTTCTATATTTTGATCCATTAATATATTTCCATACTATTTTTGCAGGCAAAAGAATAACTTACAACTCCAACGGAAGGAAACTATTTTACAAAAAAAGAGTAAAGAGGTGCTAATGCAAAGAAAGAGCAAGCAACAAAAAATGTCAGTTTCCATCATGTCCCTCAGAATGCCATATCTCAACAGTGTACGTGGATCTATTGGCCCCTTCAACCTCACAGCAGAGTACTGACGAGGGAGCACCAATTGAACCAGTGCTCAGATTACTAAAATGCTCGTCACAGGGACAGATGGAAACTACATGTCAAGATGCTATTTCTATTTCAATCAAGCTGCACAATGTCGGAGAAACTTTCATACagcattgaggctaaaccaatatgGGAGATGAAATCAGTAAGTATGAGGAAAATAGtaaaaatatatgagaaagaaacaATGCTCTATCTCACCAAACATGTTTCGAACCCTTACAGCTAGTTCTTTAACTAACTTCTGAATGTGCACACAACTTTATTTTTATAGAAAAACTAAACATCGAGTTTAAATATCAGTTGGTTGATGTCATAAGCAACAGCAACTAGTAGGCCAGTCCACACAACTAGTTACTGTCCTTCACCTGATGCACCTGATGCTGCCGCTCTATCTTGAAGAAACATCTGTCTGTCCTCTTTCATCTTATTCACGATCTCGAGTACCTTTGGGTTATGGAAACGGTCCCTAACATACTTCTTTTCCTCTGCCTGTATTTCTTTGATAGCGCTTGGATATGGATTTGGAGGTGGTGGCTTTCCTTCTCTGCGTGCAATTTGTTTCAGTTCCTTGTATGCTAGCTTCTTTGCTTTTTTCTCTGCTCCATACTCCATCTGCCAAAGGATGTCAGTCATGCAAGGAGTTATAACTCTATACCTTGAGATTTGGACAGAGCAGGACCAATAATTGGTTTACTGCTCCATCAGAGAAACAAATGATATATTTTAGAAGAGGAAAATTACATCTGCTACAGCCATTGCATCATCTTCATTGACTCCCTGTTCTTTCAACTCTAAGACACACCAAGCAAAAACTCTTGCTGGCGGTGGATCAAACCCGCTTATCCTGAAAGAATTGGCTAGCTATTAAATTTTGTGTACAGTATGACACAAAAAGTGGGGTAAGACAATATCTGGGAGTGAAACAGAAGGGCAATGTTGACACCATCAACAGTCAGAAAAAGGAGTTGCTAGTCTGTACATGTACAATTGTACCTCCTTCAAACAAAAGCTTTTTTTAGACTAATGCATCATTATGTAGTTGTATTAATCAGTTCAAAGGAAAAATAAGGCGAGCATCAAGTATcaaaataactactccctccgttcagaaataggtggcgtggtcttagttcaaattgcatggttttagttcaaatttgaaatgatTCCTCA
Above is a window of Triticum dicoccoides isolate Atlit2015 ecotype Zavitan chromosome 5B, WEW_v2.0, whole genome shotgun sequence DNA encoding:
- the LOC119309385 gene encoding uncharacterized protein LOC119309385 translates to HVVSICPCDEHFSNLSTGSIGAPSSVLCCEVEGANRSTYTVEIWHSEGHDGNWMVLSLFFTFLSLFVIRVISICPCDEHFSNLSTGSIGAPFQPSVVRSKEPMFPHVHC
- the LOC119308396 gene encoding uncharacterized protein LOC119308396, with translation MSYMRGDLLTKTRKLVKGLAKPAPAWLKAMEQAPPVTFPRTDGKIEKIELPEDVYVKRFFRRHPDSLYHDAIKISGFDPPPARVFAWCVLELKEQGVNEDDAMAVADMEYGAEKKAKKLAYKELKQIARREGKPPPPNPYPSAIKEIQAEEKKYVRDRFHNPKVLEIVNKMKEDRQMFLQDRAAASGASGEGQ